From the Prunus dulcis chromosome 4, ALMONDv2, whole genome shotgun sequence genome, one window contains:
- the LOC117626628 gene encoding PRA1 family protein H yields the protein MVFTSNPLSLSVPDPFFESWLRENGYPEIIDQHTSTAITTSTTTTTDASSITNGFFISLFSRIFTLLSLFTINPFSKLTNEDLAAQTPPWTTIFIGSSDSYSFPLSVSQARMRVQENVKRYARNYATLLVLFFACSLYQMPLALVGLISCLALWDVFKFCSERWGLDRYPIIRECLIRVAQCVAAVILICSNVQMALFYALGVSYAGMILHAGFRKLARAKQTPHGRSK from the exons ATGGTATTCACCTCCAACCCATTATCTCTCAGCGTCCCAGACCCTTTCTTCGAGTCATGGCTCCGCGAAAATGGCTACCCAGAAATCATTGACCAGCATACCTCTACTGCCATCACCACCTCTACAACCACAACCACAGACGCAAGCTCAATCACAAACGGCTTCTTCATCTCACTCTTCTCTCGCATATTcaccctcctctctctcttcaccatCAACCCCTTCTCCAAGCTCACCAATGAAGACCTTGCTGCCCAAACGCCTCCTTGGACCACTATCTTTATTGGGTCTTCTGACTCCTACTCCTTCCCCTTGTCTGTTTCTCAGGCTCGCATGAGGGTCCAAGAGAATGTCAAGCGCTATGCCAGAAATTATGCTACTTTGCTTGTGCTCTTCTTTGCTTGCTCTTT ATATCAGATGCCCCTGGCCCTTGTTGGATTGATATCTTGTTTGGCACTATGGGATGTTTTTAAGTTCTGTAGTGAAAGGTGGGGATTGGATCGATACCCAATAATTCGGGAGTGCTTAATTCGTGTTGCTCAATGTG TAGCTGCTGTTATCCTGATATGCTCGAATGTTCAAATGGCTCTCTTCTATGCTCTTGGTGTTAGTTATGCAG GCATGATTCTGCATGCTGGATTTCGGAAGCTGGCTCGTGCAAAGCAAACTCCTCATGGTAGATCGAAATAG